The genomic stretch TAGTCTCTCTGTCGAGCATATTCAAGAGATGAAACAGAGCTCAACAGCACAGCCTGAACCTTCTTTCTATCGGCCCATCAAATGGGACAAGACTTACTACACTTTCACAGGCTTCAGGGATCCAGAACAGGAGCTAGAACAAGCCAACAAAGTGGAGCCAACACTCAGGTACTGACAGAGACCATAGTCATAGGATTTTTTGATTGTAAAGTATTTTGTGGGTCGTGGCTAATCTGAAACATTCCATTTATCCGGTTTACTCCCTCTGTCTTTAGTTTATGGCTGAAGAACAATGAGCCAGAGGCCACAAAGAAACAAAACGCCAGCGTGCCACGCCGTGAGGAGCTAAAGAGACTTAAAAGAGAATTGATCCATAAACTTGGCCTTCTGGACATCAGGTCAGCCCTGACCTTTCAAGGCCAGATTTTCTTGCTTTCATTAAAACTTACAATgctatttaacactttttggtCATGCTGAAATAACACGGATCATCAGGATTTCAAACCCAGTTTATGCTGTCATTTAAAGCAAAAGTGTGTCATGTTATGGAGTGGTTTCCCGACAggaattagcttaagccaggactaggccttagtttaattaggaaatataactagttttaacaaacatgccttactaaaaacattacttgtgtgcattttgaggcaaaacaaagggcactgatgtatttgaagatatgtcagtgcaagttgttttcaatttgggcagctcttacatttattttagtctagggcttatccctgtccggaaaaccgcccCTATGAGATTTATTCAATTTGTTATGAAAAGGTATGCTTATTACTGTTGAGAAACACAAAGCAGCACAATATTTGTAAGCAGttgttatattttgaaatgttaacaAGTGCTTTATATCCAGCCCTGTCCCATGGAGATGGGTATAAATAGCCCAAAGTGTGAAAATTCGTGCAATACATAAGGCAAATATGATAGGCCAGTCCTTCCCGATCACTTAATACAGCGCATCTTTTGgtgttgttttatgtattggtttctctttctattttttaccattgccacttgggtttggggttagaaccactttttgttatataaaatgacattctaaccccaactccaagcgaccattgtttaaaaatatacaaaaacatgATGAAccctatatattaaataaatctaaccctaaacccaagcaaaaatggtttaaaaaacaaaattaaaaatgaaaagaaaaagaaaccaattacataaaacaacacCAAAAGACGCACCATATTAAGTGAACAGGAAGGACCGGCCTACGTATTACACAAGTTTTCATCCTTCGTGCAATTTATACGCATtaacatgagactgggtagtttATATCTATCCTGATATGCTGTTGTTGTCATGTCTCCTCTGTCCTGTAGATGGCAGCGTAAATGGGGAGTTGCACACAAATGCGGTCAGCTTCAGAGTCTGAGTCGTCTTTCCACGCAGAGCCCTGAAGCTCTCCACAACCTGCGAGGTAACCATAGAAATCCATAAGATGAGATTGGATAGCCCAAATGTTCAACATGTGCATATTTGTTCCTTTTCTCTCTCCGAACCACAGGACACATAATAGTTTTTACTGACCAATCAGGAATGAACGCCTCAGGTCATGTGATGTTAGGAACAACAGACGTCCACCATCAGTGGGCaaaggtaatttttttttatttaagaaatattttcatgtgtgtatacatttttatatttatgtataatttatattatatagaaatatgattaatacaatatatacatatatctatatatctattttttttctttaaattatacatgcatgtgtgtgtgtttatatttatacataattattggGCGCAGTACGCACACATGTGTGATGTGGGCGGGAGCTTTtgttctgcaaacgattagttgcgattcaTTGTTCTGCAGCCCTACTATATTCAGTTAAACCAGTGATTATTTCTACGTAAGCTTAAAATACGATTGCGCACGGTTACGGTGACTGTGATGGATGTGTTTGTGATTGTTTCTGCATTCAGCTCTTTGAAAGATTACCCAGTTACCACAGTCTGTTACAGCAGTCGGATTGGTTGAAGGAGCGCATCAGTCACCTGTTGGGTGGGATTCTAGTGATACACATCGAACGGTTGGGCCCAGCTTTGCCCCTGGAGGAACATTACAGCACCCTTAACACCTTTCACAAGAGACTATTGCTCAAACGCCTCTCCGTGCATCCACGCAGCCTGCAGGGCCTCACCTTGACTCTGGAGAAGTAAAAAACCTGTATTTCCATTATAGCCATTTATTTGTGTATTGGTTTTAAAACTAACTGGCTGCCATTGATGCTTGATGGCTTTGTGTGCT from Misgurnus anguillicaudatus chromosome 10, ASM2758022v2, whole genome shotgun sequence encodes the following:
- the tcaim gene encoding T-cell activation inhibitor, mitochondrial isoform X3, producing the protein MKQSSTAQPEPSFYRPIKWDKTYYTFTGFRDPEQELEQANKVEPTLSLWLKNNEPEATKKQNASVPRREELKRLKRELIHKLGLLDIRWQRKWGVAHKCGQLQSLSRLSTQSPEALHNLRGHIIVFTDQSGMNASGHVMLGTTDVHHQWAKLFERLPSYHSLLQQSDWLKERISHLLGGILVIHIERLGPALPLEEHYSTLNTFHKRLLLKRLSVHPRSLQGLTLTLENDRSTPCLHEMGHFIIPTMCDILQLQNFLQSQAQEARRRTRRKNLLEAEEEDIISSCLQDLSLRSLSKEPSVSSSQMIPCCRRLMEEKSPQMQGLHLCVSHFYSVMQDGDLCIPWDWKG